A genomic segment from Streptomyces antibioticus encodes:
- a CDS encoding dienelactone hydrolase family protein, with product MTSVQGAPVDIRTEDGVADAYLARPADGEPRPGVLLYQDAFGLRPHLRAMADRIAAAGYTVLVPNVFYRHGRAPVVELPEFIDPGARPEIFEALMPVMRSLTPDLAMRDAGAYLRWMAQSPLVAEGPVALTGYCMGARLALLTAGTFPERVAAAAGFHGGRLATDAPDSPHLVAGRITAELYFGHADDDPSLPPEQIALLEDTLTEAGVRHRCEVYEGAGHGFTQADTAAYDEPSAERHWAALLDLLKRTL from the coding sequence ATGACCTCCGTACAGGGAGCACCCGTCGACATCCGCACCGAGGACGGCGTCGCCGACGCCTATCTCGCCCGTCCCGCCGACGGGGAGCCCCGTCCGGGGGTGCTGCTGTACCAGGACGCGTTCGGGCTGCGCCCGCATCTGCGGGCGATGGCCGACCGGATCGCCGCCGCCGGCTACACGGTGCTGGTCCCGAACGTGTTCTACCGTCACGGGCGGGCCCCGGTCGTGGAGCTGCCGGAGTTCATCGACCCGGGGGCCCGCCCGGAGATCTTCGAGGCCCTGATGCCGGTGATGCGGTCCCTCACCCCGGACCTGGCCATGCGGGACGCGGGCGCGTATCTGCGCTGGATGGCGCAGAGCCCGCTGGTCGCCGAGGGCCCGGTCGCGCTGACCGGGTACTGCATGGGCGCCCGGCTCGCCCTGCTGACCGCCGGGACCTTTCCGGAGCGGGTGGCGGCGGCGGCCGGATTCCACGGCGGGCGGCTCGCGACGGACGCGCCGGACAGCCCGCACCTGGTGGCCGGCCGGATCACGGCGGAGCTGTACTTCGGTCACGCGGACGACGACCCGTCGCTGCCGCCGGAGCAGATCGCGCTCCTGGAGGACACCCTCACCGAGGCCGGTGTCCGCCACCGCTGCGAGGTCTACGAGGGCGCGGGGCACGGCTTCACCCAGGCGGACACCGCGGCGTACGACGAGCCGAGCGCCGAGCGGCACTGGGCGGCCCTGCTGGATCTGCTGAAGCGGACGCTCTGA